The Chryseobacterium sp. 52 genome includes a region encoding these proteins:
- a CDS encoding S9 family peptidase yields MNLNYKIFGAAQIVLSVIMINAQTSTAKLPGDPTLPSSKANLEKLISYDKGNFKYKVEDYFARPNASQFKISPDGQYLSYKEKDKDKKNHVYVKDLKTGKITKAIVEKDELIGGYGWLDKKRLFYTQDKGGNENTHMYAVDIDGKNLKDLTPFDGVTLNYTDIVKDTEFVIVALNKNNKQIFEPYKINFNTGEMTQLYENKDVNSPIDGYIFDKAGNMRGYTVLENGLTTKTYYKDLETGKFNLLKSTDWKNTFSIIGLNDNSKNKDEAYVVTDLDSDKTRIVLYDLKKNSIIKEVYSNPVYDVSSISTARKNRNYELDYISYNGIKNEIIPVSTFYKEVYNQLKSEFKDKEFSVVSSDDNEEKLLVVVGSDRLYGTYYEFDTKSKKIKLLYNLMPQLKEEDMAEMKPIEFKSRDGLTIRGYITMPKAAMDGKKVPLVVNPHGGPQGVRDNWGFNPEDQLFASRGYATLHVNFRISGGYGKEFQQAGYKQIGRKAMDDVEDGVKYVIEQGWVDKDKVAIYGGSHGGYATLMGLIKTPELYTCGVDYVGVSNIFTFFDSFPEYWKPYKEMVKQIWYDLDNPEEAKIAKEVSPVFHIDKIKKPLFVVQGANDPRVNINESDQIVKAMRAKGVDVPYMVKYDEGHGFRKEPSRIELYKYMLGFFAENFNKK; encoded by the coding sequence ATGAATCTGAATTATAAAATTTTTGGTGCGGCTCAGATCGTACTTTCAGTTATTATGATTAATGCACAGACTTCAACGGCGAAACTGCCGGGCGATCCTACGCTTCCATCTTCTAAAGCCAATCTTGAAAAACTTATTTCCTATGATAAAGGAAACTTTAAGTATAAGGTAGAAGATTATTTTGCAAGACCGAATGCTTCACAATTCAAAATTTCACCTGACGGACAGTATCTTTCCTATAAAGAAAAAGACAAAGACAAAAAAAATCATGTCTATGTAAAAGACCTAAAAACCGGGAAAATTACAAAGGCTATTGTAGAAAAAGATGAGCTTATCGGAGGTTATGGCTGGCTGGATAAAAAAAGACTTTTCTATACGCAGGATAAGGGTGGAAATGAAAATACCCATATGTATGCAGTGGATATTGACGGCAAAAATCTTAAAGATCTTACTCCTTTTGATGGGGTGACTCTTAACTATACGGATATCGTAAAAGACACAGAATTTGTAATCGTTGCTCTGAATAAGAATAATAAGCAGATTTTTGAACCTTATAAAATCAATTTCAATACAGGAGAGATGACTCAGCTTTATGAGAATAAAGATGTTAACAGTCCTATTGATGGCTATATTTTTGATAAAGCCGGAAATATGAGAGGATATACTGTTCTGGAAAACGGATTGACTACAAAAACATATTATAAAGATTTAGAAACCGGGAAATTTAACCTTCTTAAATCCACAGACTGGAAAAATACCTTCAGTATTATAGGATTAAATGATAATTCCAAAAATAAAGACGAAGCCTATGTTGTAACAGATTTAGACAGTGACAAGACAAGAATTGTTCTGTATGATCTTAAGAAAAACAGCATTATTAAAGAAGTATATTCCAATCCTGTTTATGATGTGAGCTCCATAAGTACTGCACGAAAAAACAGAAATTATGAGTTGGATTACATCAGCTATAACGGTATTAAAAATGAAATAATCCCTGTCAGTACATTTTATAAAGAAGTGTATAATCAGTTAAAATCTGAATTCAAAGACAAAGAATTTTCAGTTGTTTCTTCAGATGACAATGAAGAGAAGCTTTTAGTGGTTGTAGGAAGTGACAGACTGTATGGAACTTATTACGAATTTGATACAAAATCAAAAAAGATAAAACTTCTTTATAACCTGATGCCTCAGCTGAAAGAAGAAGATATGGCCGAAATGAAGCCTATTGAATTCAAAAGCAGAGACGGTCTTACCATCAGGGGGTATATTACGATGCCTAAAGCGGCTATGGATGGCAAGAAAGTTCCTTTGGTTGTCAATCCTCACGGAGGTCCTCAAGGAGTTAGAGACAACTGGGGATTCAATCCTGAAGATCAGTTGTTTGCAAGCAGAGGATATGCGACACTGCACGTGAATTTCAGAATTTCAGGGGGTTATGGAAAAGAATTTCAACAGGCCGGATACAAGCAGATAGGACGTAAAGCGATGGATGATGTGGAAGATGGTGTAAAATACGTGATCGAGCAAGGTTGGGTAGATAAAGACAAAGTTGCAATCTACGGAGGAAGTCATGGTGGTTATGCCACATTGATGGGACTGATCAAAACTCCGGAACTTTATACCTGTGGAGTGGATTATGTAGGGGTTTCCAACATTTTTACATTCTTTGATTCTTTCCCTGAATACTGGAAGCCTTACAAAGAAATGGTAAAACAGATCTGGTATGATCTTGATAACCCTGAAGAAGCAAAAATAGCCAAAGAAGTTTCTCCTGTGTTCCATATTGACAAAATCAAGAAACCTTTGTTTGTAGTTCAGGGAGCTAATGATCCAAGGGTGAATATCAATGAATCAGATCAGATTGTAAAAGCGATGCGTGCAAAAGGAGTTGATGTTCCGTATATGGTAAAATATGATGAAGGGCACGGATTCAGAAAAGAACCAAGCAGAATAGAACTGTATAAATATATGTTAGGTTTCTTTGCCGAAAACTTCAACAAAAAATAA
- a CDS encoding DoxX family protein has translation MKLLTILFVTFILALLGTKLFQGDWNFLFSGNLGMAVFIIFTGFSHFKFQKGMAMMIPEFVPGKMFWVYCTGVLEIAAGIGLMIPSLREITAILLIIFYVLVFIANINSSRKKINIFKADYTGPGMRYLYAERIPMQLILIAWTWYFGMYLN, from the coding sequence ATGAAATTACTCACCATTCTTTTCGTCACATTCATTTTGGCTTTGCTGGGAACAAAATTATTTCAGGGAGACTGGAATTTTTTATTCTCAGGAAATCTGGGAATGGCTGTTTTTATCATATTTACAGGTTTTTCCCATTTCAAATTTCAGAAAGGAATGGCAATGATGATTCCTGAATTTGTTCCCGGAAAAATGTTTTGGGTCTATTGTACAGGCGTTCTTGAAATTGCAGCCGGAATAGGGTTGATGATCCCTTCATTGCGTGAAATAACCGCTATACTGTTGATTATTTTCTATGTTTTGGTTTTTATAGCCAACATCAATTCTTCCAGAAAAAAAATCAATATTTTCAAAGCAGATTATACCGGCCCGGGCATGAGATATCTTTATGCTGAAAGAATTCCTATGCAGCTGATTCTTATTGCATGGACCTGGTATTTTGGAATGTATTTAAATTAA
- a CDS encoding SRPBCC family protein: METLSYEIVINAPQQKVWDILWNSETYTEWTQFFGSGSEMKSDWKVGGKTYFLNPEGEGMVSTIDSIDEPNQIIFKHLGMVDKEGHEDLHSKEIMEWSGCFEKYILINLDGKTKLHTEVQVEKDWEEHINNGFIKGLEIVKGLAERED; the protein is encoded by the coding sequence ATGGAAACCTTATCTTACGAAATTGTAATCAATGCCCCGCAACAGAAGGTCTGGGACATTCTTTGGAACTCTGAAACCTATACAGAATGGACCCAGTTTTTCGGTTCCGGATCTGAAATGAAATCCGACTGGAAAGTAGGAGGAAAAACATATTTCCTGAATCCGGAAGGTGAAGGGATGGTATCAACGATTGACAGTATTGATGAACCTAATCAGATTATTTTCAAACATCTGGGAATGGTAGATAAAGAAGGTCATGAAGATCTTCACAGCAAAGAAATAATGGAGTGGAGCGGTTGTTTCGAAAAATACATCCTTATTAACCTGGATGGCAAAACAAAACTTCATACCGAAGTTCAGGTTGAAAAGGACTGGGAAGAACATATTAATAACGGATTTATAAAAGGATTGGAAATCGTTAAAGGACTGGCTGAAAGAGAAGATTAG
- a CDS encoding ATPase — MQTLFFEIQIDAPREKVWDVLWSDITYRQWTTAFTEGSFYLGTFEEGSIMKFFDPNNNGMYSRVEKNVPHQEMKFLHLGEIYDGVETEQNWGEATEAYILQETEIGTLLKCEINTPEEFKNFFEEKFPTALGIIKNLSENQL, encoded by the coding sequence ATGCAAACATTATTTTTTGAAATCCAGATCGATGCTCCCCGTGAAAAAGTATGGGATGTACTTTGGAGTGATATTACCTACAGGCAGTGGACAACGGCATTCACAGAAGGTTCGTTTTATCTGGGGACTTTTGAAGAAGGAAGTATCATGAAGTTTTTTGATCCTAATAATAATGGTATGTACAGCCGTGTTGAAAAAAATGTACCCCATCAGGAAATGAAATTCCTGCACCTCGGAGAAATTTATGATGGCGTAGAAACAGAACAGAATTGGGGAGAAGCTACAGAAGCTTATATTTTACAAGAAACAGAGATTGGTACTCTATTGAAATGTGAAATTAACACCCCTGAAGAGTTTAAAAACTTTTTTGAAGAAAAATTTCCGACAGCGTTGGGAATTATAAAAAATCTTTCTGAAAATCAACTGTAA
- a CDS encoding VOC family protein, translating to MNNDIFPCLWFDAESKEAAEFYCQVFDGKITADTPVVMNIDLFGQKLMLLNGGPHFKKNASISFMVICETEDEVQKYWDKLIEGGIALMALDSYSWSRKYGWVQDQYGATWQLFLGDKPESQKIIPTMMFIHQNNGKAMEAMEFYTKTFPNSGIGNILRYGDGGEGHPISEPGENIQHAHFTIDGYSFYCMDNSYDHQFDFNEGISIVIMTDDQEKTDHLWNTLISEGGRESMCGWLKDRYGVSWQIVPKRLIQLMNDSDPLKAQKVVQAMMKMQKIVIEDLEEAYHS from the coding sequence ATGAATAACGATATTTTCCCTTGTCTCTGGTTCGACGCAGAATCAAAAGAGGCCGCAGAATTCTATTGTCAGGTTTTTGACGGAAAGATTACTGCAGATACTCCTGTTGTCATGAATATTGATCTGTTTGGTCAGAAACTGATGTTACTGAACGGAGGTCCTCATTTTAAAAAGAATGCTTCTATTTCCTTTATGGTCATCTGTGAGACGGAAGATGAGGTGCAGAAATACTGGGACAAACTGATAGAAGGCGGAATTGCCCTTATGGCTCTGGATTCTTATTCCTGGAGCAGGAAATACGGTTGGGTTCAGGATCAGTATGGAGCTACCTGGCAGTTGTTTTTAGGAGATAAACCGGAATCTCAGAAAATTATTCCTACCATGATGTTTATCCATCAGAATAACGGAAAAGCAATGGAAGCGATGGAATTTTATACCAAAACATTTCCGAACTCAGGCATTGGAAATATCCTGAGATATGGTGACGGCGGAGAAGGTCATCCTATATCCGAACCTGGTGAAAATATACAGCATGCCCATTTCACAATTGATGGGTACAGTTTCTATTGTATGGATAATTCTTACGATCATCAGTTTGATTTTAATGAAGGAATTTCTATCGTCATCATGACGGATGATCAGGAAAAGACCGATCATCTGTGGAATACCCTTATTTCAGAAGGCGGAAGAGAAAGTATGTGTGGCTGGCTGAAAGACAGATATGGCGTGAGTTGGCAGATCGTACCCAAAAGGCTGATCCAGCTGATGAATGATTCAGACCCGTTAAAAGCTCAAAAAGTAGTACAGGCCATGATGAAAATGCAGAAAATAGTGATTGAAGATCTTGAAGAAGCTTATCATTCATGA
- a CDS encoding DNA-directed RNA polymerase subunit alpha C-terminal domain-containing protein encodes MAKCLSSICAVNHVVKNNNFLYGVIAVPARKSLERERIDSLEKLSDYSEEEIMQLHGFGKYAMEKLKNHMKEHQVSFKNC; translated from the coding sequence ATGGCAAAATGCTTAAGCTCCATTTGTGCTGTTAATCATGTTGTTAAAAATAATAATTTTCTGTACGGCGTCATAGCAGTGCCTGCCAGAAAGTCTTTGGAAAGGGAGAGAATAGACTCCCTTGAAAAACTTTCGGACTATTCTGAAGAAGAGATCATGCAACTTCATGGTTTTGGAAAATACGCCATGGAAAAACTGAAAAACCATATGAAAGAACATCAGGTTTCTTTCAAAAATTGCTAA
- a CDS encoding SRPBCC family protein has translation MDPIKIDITILAPVEKVWNYFNEPKHITKWNFAHESWQCPSAENDLRVGGKFKTRMEAKDKSFGFDFEGIYDDVIPNANIRYHLEDGRKVEVIFDTIDENTTKVTEIFDPEKQNSVEMQREGWYAILNNFHKYVENH, from the coding sequence ATGGATCCAATTAAGATAGATATCACGATTTTAGCTCCTGTAGAAAAGGTTTGGAATTATTTTAATGAACCTAAACATATCACAAAATGGAATTTTGCCCACGAAAGCTGGCAGTGTCCTTCGGCAGAAAATGATTTGAGAGTAGGAGGGAAATTCAAAACCAGAATGGAAGCGAAAGATAAAAGTTTCGGTTTTGATTTTGAAGGAATCTATGATGACGTTATCCCGAATGCCAATATCAGATACCATCTGGAAGACGGCAGAAAGGTGGAAGTCATTTTTGACACGATAGACGAAAACACAACAAAGGTTACCGAAATTTTCGATCCTGAAAAACAAAATTCTGTGGAAATGCAGCGTGAAGGCTGGTATGCCATTCTCAATAATTTTCACAAGTACGTTGAAAATCACTAA
- a CDS encoding VOC family protein: MAKLNPYLNFDGKAEEAFTFYKSVFGGEFLGEIHKMGNAPGTENLSDDEKNRVMHIALPIGGDLLMASDIVPSFGQTLNVGNNNYVSIFPESKDEADRLFKGLSEGGNIEMPIEDQFWGDYFGSFQDKYGVHWMVNYNEEYAK; the protein is encoded by the coding sequence ATGGCTAAATTAAATCCGTATCTAAACTTTGACGGGAAAGCAGAAGAAGCTTTCACTTTTTACAAATCTGTTTTCGGGGGAGAATTCCTTGGTGAAATTCACAAAATGGGCAACGCTCCGGGAACTGAAAATTTATCAGACGATGAAAAAAACAGGGTAATGCATATTGCGCTTCCAATTGGAGGTGATCTTCTGATGGCTTCAGATATTGTCCCAAGTTTCGGGCAAACTCTTAACGTAGGAAATAATAATTATGTATCCATTTTCCCTGAGTCAAAAGATGAAGCAGACAGGCTTTTCAAAGGACTTTCAGAAGGAGGAAACATAGAAATGCCTATTGAAGACCAGTTTTGGGGAGATTATTTTGGAAGCTTTCAGGATAAGTATGGAGTTCATTGGATGGTGAACTATAACGAAGAATATGCAAAATAA
- a CDS encoding alpha/beta fold hydrolase → MEPKEKGYKHVNGIQMYYEIYGSGKPLVLVHGGGSSILFDFKEIISRLEGQFQLIGIDLQNHGMTDHRDIPETFEQDAHDVAALLKELHIEKASFWGFSNGGNTVMQIAHLYPKLTEKLIIASSFYKRNGMMDGFFESMAEATLESMPESLKINFLNLNPDFSKLENLFEKDSKRMQTFEDWEDGILKSIEVPALFISGDKDVMKPEHVVEMWRLIPGSQLMILPAGHGSYMMADFEGNTDHSLIDMTVHEVTKFLNQ, encoded by the coding sequence ATGGAACCCAAAGAAAAAGGCTACAAACACGTCAATGGGATTCAAATGTATTATGAAATCTACGGTTCCGGGAAACCTCTGGTGCTGGTTCATGGGGGCGGTTCCTCCATCCTGTTTGATTTTAAAGAAATCATCTCCCGGCTTGAAGGTCAGTTTCAGTTAATAGGAATTGATCTGCAGAACCACGGGATGACCGATCACCGCGATATTCCTGAAACCTTTGAACAGGATGCCCATGACGTAGCTGCTCTTTTAAAAGAACTTCATATTGAAAAAGCTTCATTCTGGGGATTCAGCAACGGTGGAAATACAGTGATGCAGATTGCCCATCTTTATCCTAAGTTAACCGAAAAACTGATCATTGCATCTTCATTCTACAAAAGAAACGGAATGATGGACGGTTTTTTCGAAAGCATGGCAGAAGCCACTCTGGAATCCATGCCGGAATCACTCAAAATCAATTTTCTAAATCTGAATCCTGACTTTTCAAAGCTTGAAAACCTCTTCGAAAAAGACAGTAAAAGAATGCAGACTTTTGAAGACTGGGAGGATGGGATTCTCAAATCCATAGAAGTTCCTGCCTTATTCATCAGCGGAGACAAAGATGTGATGAAACCGGAACATGTGGTAGAAATGTGGCGCCTTATTCCGGGTTCTCAATTAATGATTTTGCCAGCGGGCCACGGCTCCTATATGATGGCAGATTTCGAAGGCAATACAGATCATTCTTTAATAGATATGACTGTACATGAGGTGACTAAATTTTTAAACCAATAA
- a CDS encoding SRPBCC family protein produces MDHSFSILHDLEVDATLENVFQMVSVPEFLNEWWAHYCQGIPESDSEYTFEFSKDFIWKGKVSKLNAPYEIEFLMTEADADWTGTKVGFILKETENGTGISFYHTDWKDTNDHFRKTSFCWAMYLRILRQFVEEGLHVPYSERYHF; encoded by the coding sequence ATGGATCATTCTTTTTCAATCCTTCACGACCTGGAAGTCGATGCCACATTGGAAAACGTTTTTCAAATGGTTTCTGTTCCTGAATTTCTCAATGAATGGTGGGCGCATTACTGTCAGGGAATACCGGAATCCGATTCAGAATATACTTTCGAATTTTCTAAAGACTTCATCTGGAAAGGAAAAGTTTCGAAACTGAATGCTCCGTATGAAATTGAATTTTTAATGACCGAAGCAGATGCAGATTGGACTGGGACGAAAGTAGGATTTATTCTAAAAGAAACAGAAAACGGAACAGGAATCAGTTTTTATCATACAGATTGGAAAGATACGAATGACCATTTCCGGAAAACGTCATTCTGTTGGGCAATGTACTTAAGAATTCTGAGACAGTTTGTAGAAGAAGGGCTTCATGTTCCTTATTCAGAAAGATATCATTTTTAA
- a CDS encoding DinB family protein — METKSNDIEIVKVQVFSSHKVISLNIEGITHEESMVFPNGEANCMNWILGHLIYIRNAFLNILGEESVWDGEKFSCYNRGEIPLERKDELVSFEELKSYLQQSQDKLEAKIISIEKFAPETINDIAIFCLHEIYHSGQLGYLRRILGKPGAIK; from the coding sequence ATGGAAACAAAATCAAACGATATTGAAATAGTAAAAGTTCAGGTATTCAGCAGCCATAAGGTCATTTCACTAAATATAGAAGGGATTACCCATGAAGAATCTATGGTCTTTCCAAATGGTGAAGCCAACTGTATGAACTGGATTCTGGGACATTTAATTTATATAAGAAATGCTTTCCTGAATATCCTGGGCGAAGAATCAGTCTGGGACGGTGAGAAATTTTCCTGCTATAACAGAGGTGAAATTCCACTTGAAAGAAAAGATGAATTGGTCTCTTTCGAAGAATTGAAATCTTACCTGCAACAATCTCAGGACAAGTTGGAAGCCAAAATCATCAGTATTGAAAAATTTGCTCCGGAAACAATTAATGATATTGCGATCTTTTGTCTCCACGAGATTTACCACAGTGGACAATTAGGATACCTCAGAAGGATCTTAGGAAAGCCCGGAGCGATAAAATAA
- a CDS encoding VOC family protein gives MKINQIYVNLPVKDVQKTKEFWTKLGFSINEQISDERATCVIMKDDSIYVMFLTEEHFQTFSERPVPKGDTTQVLVAIALNSREEVDQVVNTALENGASQHEEPQDEGWMYQNSFWDPDGHGWNVIFADLSQFPTE, from the coding sequence ATGAAAATCAATCAAATCTATGTCAACCTTCCGGTAAAAGACGTACAGAAAACAAAAGAGTTCTGGACCAAACTTGGTTTTTCCATCAATGAACAGATCTCAGATGAAAGAGCAACCTGTGTCATAATGAAAGATGACAGTATTTACGTTATGTTTCTGACAGAAGAACATTTTCAGACTTTTTCTGAGCGACCTGTTCCAAAAGGAGATACAACGCAGGTTCTTGTTGCCATTGCCCTGAACAGTCGTGAAGAAGTAGATCAGGTGGTGAATACTGCCCTTGAAAATGGAGCCTCACAACACGAAGAGCCACAGGATGAAGGATGGATGTATCAAAATTCTTTCTGGGATCCGGACGGACATGGATGGAATGTAATATTTGCCGATCTTTCTCAATTTCCTACTGAATAA
- a CDS encoding Crp/Fnr family transcriptional regulator: MISKALEICYDFPFFMQEELDEIFQAHEKVSFQKGDLILEEGKTANEYYILEKGLARSYVNDFNGNEVTTHFFADNEIIIEVLSLFQRIPSQENIVCITDCECWRFDYETFQELFHKIPNLREWGRSWMSKELFAYKQRSVEMFTLSATKRYLNLLEQKPKVVQFAPLKQIASYLGVTDTSLSRIRKEIVSHPKKI; the protein is encoded by the coding sequence ATGATCAGTAAAGCCCTCGAAATCTGCTATGATTTCCCATTTTTTATGCAGGAAGAGCTTGATGAAATATTTCAGGCTCACGAAAAAGTTTCCTTCCAAAAAGGAGACCTTATTCTTGAAGAGGGAAAAACAGCCAATGAATACTATATTTTAGAGAAAGGGCTGGCCCGCTCATACGTTAACGATTTTAACGGAAACGAAGTAACCACGCACTTTTTTGCAGATAACGAGATCATTATTGAAGTATTATCCCTTTTCCAGAGAATTCCTTCCCAGGAAAATATCGTATGCATTACAGACTGTGAATGCTGGAGATTTGATTATGAAACCTTTCAGGAGCTATTCCACAAAATACCCAATCTCAGAGAATGGGGAAGGTCCTGGATGTCAAAAGAGCTTTTTGCCTACAAACAACGGTCTGTTGAAATGTTTACCCTTTCTGCAACCAAACGTTACCTTAATCTTTTAGAGCAGAAACCTAAAGTGGTACAATTTGCTCCTCTTAAGCAGATTGCTTCCTACCTGGGCGTTACAGATACTTCTTTAAGCCGAATCCGCAAAGAAATCGTCTCACATCCAAAGAAAATTTAA